GCTTCAGACATCATCAGCATACCATTTTCTGTTTACGAAATATTTGTTATTGAGGAAAAATACGGTTTTAATAAAACCACGCCCCGGATTTTTGTTACCGACAAACTCAAGGGGTATCTCCTGGGTCTCCTTCTCGGCGTTCCTCTTGTTGCACTCATCGTCTGGTTTTATACAGTTACAGGAAAATCCTTCTGGCTTTATACCTGGGGACTGGTGGTTTTCTTTCTGGTTTTCATGAATATGTTCTATTCCGATCTGATTGTTCCCCTGTTCAACAAACAGACCCCTTTGCCCGAAGGAGACCTCAGAAATGCCATTCTTGCCCTGGCTGAAAAGGCCGGATTTCCGATCAAGGATATTTATGTTATCGACAGTTCCAAACGGTCTACCAAATCAAATGCCTATTTCACGGGACTGGGACCCAGAAAAAGAATTGTCTTATACGATACCCTGATTCAGGATCTTTCTCCGGAAGAAATTACGGCAACCCTTGCGCACGAAATTGGCCATTACAAGCTGAAACACACACGTCTGGGCCTTATTTTGTCGGTTATACAGACGGGTATTACGCTGTTTATTCTCTCTCTCTTCATTGACAATCCCGGGCTTTCCAGAGCCCTTGGAAGCGAACAGCAAGGCTTTCATCTTTCGCTGATTGCTTTTGGCCTGCTGTATTCTCCCATTTCAATGGTGCTGGGGCTTGGTGCAAACTTGATTTCCCGAAAACACGAATATGCTGCCGACAGATTTGCTGCAAAACTCGGGCTATCCCATTCTCTTATCAGTGCGCTTAAGAAACTCAGTGCAAAAAACCTTTCAAACCTTACCCCGCATCCGGCGTATGTGTTTTTTCACTATTCCCATCCCACCCTGCTTCAGAGAATGAAGGCTCTCACGTCATTTACCCTCCCGAAATGATTCCTGTTTGCACAAAAAAATCCGGAACGGCAGATATCTCCTTGCGGCAAATGAACTATTTGACAGTTCATGGTGTTTCTTTGAAAACTTTCGGTATGACTGTTGAAGAGTTCCTTAATACTTTGCAGCTTGAACATCCGCCTGACCATTTTCCCCCACTTCTTCGTGCCCTCTGGTATGAAAAAAAAGGCGACTGGAACACAGCACACAGGCTTGTGCAGACGATTCATACGCCACGGGCGTGCAGAATCCATGCATATCTGCACCGCAGAAATGGCGACAATGAAAACGCAGCCTACTGGTACCAGAAAGCACGTCAGCCTTATCCATCTGTCGACCCGGAAAAGGAATGGGAAATTCTTTTAGCTAAATTGCTTTAGATTATTTTTTAATCTTTGTTTATGAATGCTGCCGTCATTACCATCGGAAAGGAAATTCTCATAGGTCAGATTACCGATACCAATGCAGCTTTTATCGGGCAGAAGCTCACCGAAACCGGTCTGGAAGTAGTAAGAATGATTACTGTTGCTGATACGGTGGAATCGATCGGATCAGCCCTAAAGGAAGCATCGGAATATGCCGGTATTATTATTTCTACCGGCGGACTGGGCCCCACTTCCGATGATGTTACAAAACCTGCCTTATGCCGCTATTTTCAGACCTCACTTACCCTTCACCGGCCAACACAGGACCATATTCAACAGCTTCTGGCGGCACGCAACATGCAGATGAATAAGCTGAATGCCGCTCAGGCCATGTTGCCGGCTTCCGCGCAGGTTCTTTTCAATCAGTACGGAACGGCTCCGGGGCTCTGGTTCGAAAAGGAGGGAAAGCACTATATCTTCCTGCCAGGCGTCCCTTTCGAAATGAAAGCTATATTGCTTGATGATGTGCTGCCTGAACTGAAAAAACGATTCTCTCTGCCCTTAATTCTTCATCGAACCATTATGACCCAGGGCCTTCCTGAATCATATATGGCTGAGCGATTACAGGATTTTGAAAAACAACTGCCTCCCGGTGTCTCCCTGGCATACCTGCCTTCCTATGGAGGTGTCCGCCTGCGCATTTCGGCCTCGGGCAGGAACCGGCAGGAACTGGAACATCTTGTTGATGGGCAGATTCAGCTTGCCCTGAAGGTTATTCAGCCCTTTGTATACGGATATGATGAAGAATCCCTTCCGGAAGCTATCGGAAAAATACTGCGGGAAAGAAAACTGTCTCTTTCGGTGGCAGAAAGCTGTACAGGAGGCTCTATAGCCGCGGCCGTTACCTCCGTTCCGGGAAGTTCGGAATACTTCAAGGGCGGAGTTGTAGCCTACAGCAATGAAATCAAAGAAAAAGAACTGTTGGTACCCGCCGGCCTAATTCAGAAACATGGTGCAGTGAGCAAGGAAGTAGTGATGGCCATGGCCGGAGGCATTCTCAGGAAGTTTAATACCGACCTTACCATTGCCGTTACGGGAATTGCCGGTCCCGGCGGCGGAACACCCGATAAACCTGTCGGAACTGTCTGGATTGCGGTTGGTGATAAAAGCAATATTGTTGTCCGGGCATTCAGGTTCGGCGAAAACCGGGAAAGAAACATTTACCGGACCACCCAGACAGCCCTGAATATGCTTCGCATGCTGGTTCAGGGTATAGACATTCACGCCGTTTTCCAGGGCTTGCCCTGATAAGGTCTGTCACCGGGCGTAACAATAAATGCATTTGCTCCGGCAGGTCCCGTACCCGCCAATATCGGTACTGAGGGTGCACAAACATGCTTTTCTCTGGCCGGGATCTTTCTTTGGTGTGATATTCAACCCGTAAAGGGAATTGATCAGTTCTGCATCAATGCAGGCTCCCGGTATAACACCACTGGCTGATACATCTGTTTCCGAAGAACATGTCTGAAGGGTTATCCCATGCGACCGGGCCACCTGAAGCAATGACTGCAGAAGTTCTGCCTTCACCTCAACGGGGGGATCATATGCCCCGCACCGGGTAAGGTTCGTGCGGCATTTCCGGTAAAACTGAACAAAGCTGGTAATGCACCGGAAGGTAAAGTTCTTAAGATATTCGGCCATTTCCGCAAATTTTTCCTTGTGAAAGCCTTCGGTATAACGGGGTGTAAAAATAATGGGGTCGTACCGCCATATGACCGTTCCGGCCGGCATCCTGGAAGCCAGTTCTGCCAGGCTGGCCAGGCGTTTTTCCATGGGAGGAAAGCCTGGTTCCAGATCGGTTCCATAGGGTGTAACTGTGTACAGAAACAAAACCGGATATCCTGCTTCTTTTATCTCCCGCAGATAAGGCAGGAGGGGCTTTGCATTCCGCGTCCAGAATACAATACAATCCACATCTTCCCTCAGCAGGCTAACTTCCCTCTCCACAGAGGGACGAAAGGGATTTTTTACCCGTGTTTTTCCCGCCCGCAACTGCTCCATGAACCAGAGCGCATGCCAGGCAGGAATATCGGTACGACGGCTTGCGC
The window above is part of the Bacteroidales bacterium genome. Proteins encoded here:
- a CDS encoding competence/damage-inducible protein A; the protein is MNAAVITIGKEILIGQITDTNAAFIGQKLTETGLEVVRMITVADTVESIGSALKEASEYAGIIISTGGLGPTSDDVTKPALCRYFQTSLTLHRPTQDHIQQLLAARNMQMNKLNAAQAMLPASAQVLFNQYGTAPGLWFEKEGKHYIFLPGVPFEMKAILLDDVLPELKKRFSLPLILHRTIMTQGLPESYMAERLQDFEKQLPPGVSLAYLPSYGGVRLRISASGRNRQELEHLVDGQIQLALKVIQPFVYGYDEESLPEAIGKILRERKLSLSVAESCTGGSIAAAVTSVPGSSEYFKGGVVAYSNEIKEKELLVPAGLIQKHGAVSKEVVMAMAGGILRKFNTDLTIAVTGIAGPGGGTPDKPVGTVWIAVGDKSNIVVRAFRFGENRERNIYRTTQTALNMLRMLVQGIDIHAVFQGLP
- a CDS encoding DUF1848 domain-containing protein is translated as MIISASRRTDIPAWHALWFMEQLRAGKTRVKNPFRPSVEREVSLLREDVDCIVFWTRNAKPLLPYLREIKEAGYPVLFLYTVTPYGTDLEPGFPPMEKRLASLAELASRMPAGTVIWRYDPIIFTPRYTEGFHKEKFAEMAEYLKNFTFRCITSFVQFYRKCRTNLTRCGAYDPPVEVKAELLQSLLQVARSHGITLQTCSSETDVSASGVIPGACIDAELINSLYGLNITPKKDPGQRKACLCTLSTDIGGYGTCRSKCIYCYAR
- a CDS encoding M48 family metallopeptidase, which codes for MHNTLFYIILVVILADYLLDRYLEWLNDRNWSATLPHELSDVYDPKEYERSQRYHRDNNRFEWITSTFQLLVVLGMLFFNGFALVDSWARNMVSNPVGISLVFFGIIALASDIISIPFSVYEIFVIEEKYGFNKTTPRIFVTDKLKGYLLGLLLGVPLVALIVWFYTVTGKSFWLYTWGLVVFFLVFMNMFYSDLIVPLFNKQTPLPEGDLRNAILALAEKAGFPIKDIYVIDSSKRSTKSNAYFTGLGPRKRIVLYDTLIQDLSPEEITATLAHEIGHYKLKHTRLGLILSVIQTGITLFILSLFIDNPGLSRALGSEQQGFHLSLIAFGLLYSPISMVLGLGANLISRKHEYAADRFAAKLGLSHSLISALKKLSAKNLSNLTPHPAYVFFHYSHPTLLQRMKALTSFTLPK